Proteins encoded in a region of the Podarcis muralis chromosome 6, rPodMur119.hap1.1, whole genome shotgun sequence genome:
- the AP1S3 gene encoding AP-1 complex subunit sigma-3 isoform X3 — protein MQFILLFSRQGKLRLQKWFITLPEKEKKKITREIVQIILSRNQKMSSFVDWKDLKLVYKRYASLYFCCAVEEQDNELLTLEVVHRYVELLDRYFGNVCELDIIFNFEKAYFILDEFLMGGEIQETSKKSAVKAIEDADMLQETMEEYMSKPAF, from the exons ATGCAGTTTATACTGCTCTTCAGCCGGCAAGGGAAATTAAGACTCCAGAAATGGTTTATTACACTGcctgaaaaagagaagaaaaagatcaCCCGAGAAATTGTGCAGATTATTTTGTCTCGCAACCAGAAAATGAGCAGTTTTGTTGACTGGAAAGACCTCAAGCTTGTTTACAAAAG GTACGCTAGTTTATATTTCTGCTGTGCAGTTGAAGAGCAGGATAACGAACTCTTGACCTTAGAAGTTGTCCATCGTTATGTAGAGCTATTGGACAGATATTTTGGCAAT GTGTGTGAACTGGATATTATTTTCAATTTTGAAAAAGCGTACTTTATTCTTGATGAGTTTCTGATGGGAGGGGAAATTCAAGAGACTTCCAAAAAATCTGCAGTGAAAGCTATAGAAGATGCTGATATGTTACAAGAG ACAATGGAAGAATATATGAGCAAGCCTGCTTTCTAA
- the AP1S3 gene encoding AP-1 complex subunit sigma-3 isoform X1, with the protein MKCYQPASIRQLPTFSSFTMQFILLFSRQGKLRLQKWFITLPEKEKKKITREIVQIILSRNQKMSSFVDWKDLKLVYKRYASLYFCCAVEEQDNELLTLEVVHRYVELLDRYFGNVCELDIIFNFEKAYFILDEFLMGGEIQETSKKSAVKAIEDADMLQETMEEYMSKPAF; encoded by the exons ATGAAATGCTACCAGCCAGCCAGTATACGACAGCTTCCTACTTTCTCCTCTTTCACG ATGCAGTTTATACTGCTCTTCAGCCGGCAAGGGAAATTAAGACTCCAGAAATGGTTTATTACACTGcctgaaaaagagaagaaaaagatcaCCCGAGAAATTGTGCAGATTATTTTGTCTCGCAACCAGAAAATGAGCAGTTTTGTTGACTGGAAAGACCTCAAGCTTGTTTACAAAAG GTACGCTAGTTTATATTTCTGCTGTGCAGTTGAAGAGCAGGATAACGAACTCTTGACCTTAGAAGTTGTCCATCGTTATGTAGAGCTATTGGACAGATATTTTGGCAAT GTGTGTGAACTGGATATTATTTTCAATTTTGAAAAAGCGTACTTTATTCTTGATGAGTTTCTGATGGGAGGGGAAATTCAAGAGACTTCCAAAAAATCTGCAGTGAAAGCTATAGAAGATGCTGATATGTTACAAGAG ACAATGGAAGAATATATGAGCAAGCCTGCTTTCTAA
- the AP1S3 gene encoding AP-1 complex subunit sigma-3 isoform X2: MMQFILLFSRQGKLRLQKWFITLPEKEKKKITREIVQIILSRNQKMSSFVDWKDLKLVYKRYASLYFCCAVEEQDNELLTLEVVHRYVELLDRYFGNVCELDIIFNFEKAYFILDEFLMGGEIQETSKKSAVKAIEDADMLQETMEEYMSKPAF; this comes from the exons ATG ATGCAGTTTATACTGCTCTTCAGCCGGCAAGGGAAATTAAGACTCCAGAAATGGTTTATTACACTGcctgaaaaagagaagaaaaagatcaCCCGAGAAATTGTGCAGATTATTTTGTCTCGCAACCAGAAAATGAGCAGTTTTGTTGACTGGAAAGACCTCAAGCTTGTTTACAAAAG GTACGCTAGTTTATATTTCTGCTGTGCAGTTGAAGAGCAGGATAACGAACTCTTGACCTTAGAAGTTGTCCATCGTTATGTAGAGCTATTGGACAGATATTTTGGCAAT GTGTGTGAACTGGATATTATTTTCAATTTTGAAAAAGCGTACTTTATTCTTGATGAGTTTCTGATGGGAGGGGAAATTCAAGAGACTTCCAAAAAATCTGCAGTGAAAGCTATAGAAGATGCTGATATGTTACAAGAG ACAATGGAAGAATATATGAGCAAGCCTGCTTTCTAA